One Heterodontus francisci isolate sHetFra1 chromosome 3, sHetFra1.hap1, whole genome shotgun sequence DNA window includes the following coding sequences:
- the LOC137367184 gene encoding transmembrane protein 121-like — protein sequence MVRPTSTNKPHVCLSNVVILSSMAVMDCYLIQQSQGSRKIGVSVMVTVGDVCLLVALRYVAVWVGAEVRTAKRGYAMILWFLYIFVLEIKLYFVYQNYKADRRSLGMVARKSLTLVLSICVPALYLVLMAVDHMEHLRALKKKEELRNRLLWVVIDLLDVLDVQANLWEPQKKGLPLWTEGLMFFYCYILLLILPCVSLSEISMQGLHILPHKMMLYPILSLVTINIITIFIRGSNLLFFCDARASGIFMGKNILAIALKTCSFVQYRKHLPDISPGPGPELQQNSTTSHLSVTIPTLHPSGAKEQAPTLEVPGSNDT from the coding sequence ATGGTCCGACCAACCTCCACCAATAAACCCCACGTCTGTCTCTCCAATGTGGTCATCCTCAGCAGCATGGCAGTCATGGATTGCTATCTGATCCAGCAGAGCCAGGGCTCCCGGAAGATTGGAGTCAGTGTCATGGTAACGGTGGGGGATGTCTGCCTTCTGGTCGCCCTGCGATACGTGGCAGTGTGGGTCGGGGCCGAGGTGCGGACTGCCAAGCGGGGCTACGCCATGATCCTCTGGTTCCTCTACATCTTCGTGCTGGAGATCAAACTCTACTTTGTCTACCAGAACTACAAAGCTGACCGCAGGAGCCTGGGTATGGTGGCCAGGAAAAGCCTCACTCTGGTGTTGTCCATTTGTGTTCCAGCCCTCTACCTGGTCCTGATGGCTGTCGACCACATGGAACACCTGAGGGCCTTAAAAAAGAAGGAGGAATTGAGGAATCGCCTCCTGTGGGTGGTCATTGACTTGCTGGATGTGTTGGACGTGCAGGCCAACCTGTGGGAGCCTCAGAAGAAAGGCCTCCCACTGTGGACAGAGGGTTTGATGTTCTTCTACTGTTACATCCTTCTCCTGATTCTGCCTTGTGTCTCGCTCAGTGAGATCAGTATGCAGGGCCTCCACATCCTGCCCCACAAGATGATGCTCTACCCAATCCTCAGCCTGGTCAccatcaacatcatcaccatctTCATCCGAGGGAGCAATCTCCTCTTCTTCTGCGACGCCAGGGCCTCGGGCATCTTTATGGGCAAGAACATACTCGCCATTGCACTCAAGACCTGCAGCTTTGTCCAGTACAGGAAGCATCTGCCCGACATCTCCCCAGGTCCTGGGCCTGAGCTGCAGCAGAACTCGACAACCTCCCACCTCTCTGTGACCATCCCCACCCTCCATCCAAGTGGCGCAAAGGAACAGGCACCAACGCTGGAGGTGCCGGGCAGCAATGATACGTGA